From a single Xiphophorus maculatus strain JP 163 A chromosome 5, X_maculatus-5.0-male, whole genome shotgun sequence genomic region:
- the LOC102225398 gene encoding kinesin-like protein KIF16B isoform X9, with amino-acid sequence MASVRVAVRVRPMNRRENELEAKCIIRMEGSKTSITNLKVPEGVVGDSMRERIRTFTYDFSYDSTDGRSRAFVSQETVFGDLGSDVLKAAFEGYNACVFAYGQTGSGKSYTMMGVPGDAGLIPRICEGLFSRIADASRRDEASFRIEVSYLEIYNERVRDLLRRKSSHTYNLRVREHPKDGPYVEDLSKHLVQNYSDVEELMEAGNINRTTASTGMNDVSSRSHAIFTINFTQAKFDAEMPSETVSKIHLVDLAGSERADATGATGARLKEGGNINKSLVTLGNVISALADMAPDGGNANQKKKTVFVPYRDSVLTWLLKDSLGGNAKTIMIATISPADVNYGETLSTLRYANRAKNIINKPTVNEDSNVRLIRELRAEIARLKALLLQGNQIALLDSPTALSMEEKLHQNEARVLELTKEWTNKWNETQNILKEETLALRKEGIGVVLDSELPHLIGIDDDLLSTGIILYHLKEGRTYVGREDASGEQDIILHGLDLESEHCVFENQNGTVTLVPLGGAQCSVNGVLVAAPVQLNQGAVILLGRTNMFRFNHPKEAAKLREKRKSGLLSSFSLSMTDLSKSCENLSTVMLYNPGLEFERQQREELEKLEMKRRLIKEMEEKQLSEKAELERLQQEVESQRKESQEVQQRILRQEESLRRRSQDIESRLRDFLAEKERFEEERRSEVQEVALQRRKLQQEEEREVEEQTEICRELQRLQREREEQQARLEAERQRLEEQEREQLSLVSRLEEQLREAQEAAAALLARDDARRLEEERRALAEIREALLRAKEAAERTDGEDAAKEARSVQKQYLAFKEAQVDELQRLQEALQQQRELLQQEVTAERSSLQQLARSLKERQQRAPQDGGGQEETVLRQAQHRLHFKERQLANMAASVLPALVEEQQRAQEVLQRRGGVAPAGLDNTLFQVEKELEETQDKLHLHWNGAQQLQQLQESCEFTANVARQEEKVRRKEREILAWREAQQREALEQAVARLERRHAALRPDRRRAQPDLRRVEQEIQELRRHISESENQNRAQLVGTEEKMGHSSSPVGHMQSLNPLLPLSDDSRINAYIEEEVQRRLRKMNFLNGGGVDLSVSCESLREEEKLQNINPQRLKYEHLMSRPAGTLCAATKEPVRVSIPRYVLRGQGKDEHFEFEVKVSVMDDSWTVFRRYSRFREMHRSLKSKYPELAALEFPPKKLFGNRDERMVSERRSHLEWYLRNLFRVMLSCSGSPLKPDEDGVFRLSKFNICEFSPFFKKGVFESSSHGTG; translated from the exons ATGGCGTCTGTCCGGGTGGCTGTGCGGGTCAGGCCGATGAACAGGCG GGAGAACGAGCTGGAGGCCAAATGCATCATCAGGATGGAGGGAAGCAAGACCAGCATCACTAACCTGAAG GTCCCAGAGGGTGTGGTCGGCGACTCGATGAGGGAACGGATCAGAACCTTCACCTACGATTTCTCCTACGACTCGACGGACGGACGGAGCCGCGCCTTCGTCTCCCAGGAAACG GTGTTCGGGGACCTGGGCTCCGACGTGCTGAAGGCGGCCTTCGAGGGATACAACGCCTGCGTGTTCGCCTACGGACAGACCGGATCCGGAAAGTCCTACACCATGATGGGCGTCCCA GGCGACGCCGGTCTGATCCCCAGGATCTGCGAGGGTCTGTTCAGTCGGATCGCTGACGCGTCGCGGCGAGACGAAGCTTCGTTCCGCATCGAGGTCAG CTACCTGGAGATCTACAACGAGCGAGTCAGAGACCTGCTGAGGAGGAAGTCCAGCCACACCTACAACCTGCGGGTCCGCGAGCATCCCAAGGACGGGCCGTACGTGGAAG ACCTGTCCAAACACCTGGTGCAGAACTACAGCGACGTGGAGGAGCTGATGGAGGCGGGGAACATCAACCGCACCACCGCCAGCACCGGCATGAACGACGTCAGCAGCCGCTCCCACGCCATCTTCACCATCAACTTCACGCAG GCCAAGTTTGACGCAGAGATGCCGAGCGAGACGGTGAGTAAGATCCACCTGGTGGACCTGGCCGGCAGCGAGCGCGCTGACGCCACCGGCGCCACTGGCGCCCGGCTGAAGGAGGGCGGGAACATCAACAAGTCGCTGGTCACGCTGGGAAACGTCATCTCCGCTCTGG CCGACATGGCGCCGGACGGCGGGAACGccaaccagaagaagaagactgTTTTCGTCCCCTACAGAGACTCGGTGCTGACCTGGCTGCTGAAGGACAGCCTGGGCGGGAACGCCAAGACCATCATGATCGCAA CCATCTCCCCCGCCGACGTGAACTACGGCGAGACGCTCAGCACTCTGCGCTACGCCAACCGAGCCAAGAACATCATCAACAAACCCACCGTCAACGAGGACTCCAACGTCCGGCTGATCAGGGAGCTGCGGGCGGAGATCGCCCGGCTCAAggcgctgctgctgcagggaaaCCAG ATCGCTCTGCTGGACTCGCCCACGGCTCTGAGCATGGAGGAGAAGCTGCACCAGAACGAGGCCCGG GTTCTGGAGCTGACCAAGGAGTGGACCAACAAATGGAACGAGACGCAGAACATCCTGAAG GAGGAGACACTGGCTCTGAGGAAGGAGGGCATCGGCGTGGTTCTGGACTCGGAGCTGCCTCACCTCATTGGCATCGACGACGACCTGCTCAGCACCGGCATCATCCTTTACCACCTGAAG GAGGGACGGACGTACGTGGGCCGGGAGGACGCATCCGGCGAACAGGACATCA TTCTGCACGGCCTGGACCTGGAGAGCGAGCACTGTGTGTTTGAGAACCAGAACGGGACGGTTACCCTGGTGCCGCTCGGCGGGGCTCAGTGTTCAGTCAACGGGGTTCTGGTGGCGGCGCCGGTCCAACTCAACCAGG GAGCCGTTATTCTGCTGGGCCGGACCAACATGTTTCGCTTCAACCATCCGAAGGAAGCGGCCAAGCTCAGGGAGAAAAGGAAG AGCGGCCTCCTGTCCTCGTTCAGCCTGTCCATGACGGACCTGTCCAAGTCCTGTGAGAACCTGTCCACCGTGATGCTCTACAACCCGGG GCTGGAGTTCgagaggcagcagagagaagagCTGGAGAAGCTGGAGATGAAGAG GAGGCTGATCAAGGAGATGGAGGAGAAGCAGCTGAGTGAGAAGGCGGAGCTGGAGCGCCTCCAGCAGGAGGTGGAGAGTCAGCGCAAGGAGTCGCAGGAGGTGCAGCAGCGTATCCTGCGGCAGGAGGAGAGCCTGCGCCGCCGCAGCCAGGACATCGAGAGCCGCCTGCGGGACTTCCTTGCCGAGAAGGAGCGCTTCGAGGAGGAGCGGCGCTCTGAGGTCCAGGAGGTGGCTCTGCAGCgcaggaagctgcagcaggaggaggaacgAGAGGTGGAGGAGCAGACGGAGATCTGCCGCGAGCTGCAGCGGCTGCAGAGGGAGCGCGAGGAGCAGCAGGCGCGCCTGGAGGCGGAGCGGCAGCGGCTGGAGGAGCAGGAGCGGGAGCAGCTGAGTTTGGTCTCCCggctggaggagcagctgcGGGAGGCACAGGAGGCGGCGGCAGCGCTGCTGGCCAGAGATGATGCGCGGCGCTTGGAGGAGGAGCGGCGTGCGCTGGCGGAGATCAGGGAGGCGCTGCTGCGCGCCAAGGAAGCCGCCGAGCGCACGGACGGCGAGGACGCCGCTAAGGAGGCGCGCTCTGTCCAGAAGCAGTACCTCGCCTTCAAGGAGGCGCAGGTGGACGAGCTGCAGCGGCtgcaggaggcgctgcagcagcagagggagctgctgcagcaggaggtgacagcagagaggagctcGCTGCAGCAGCTCGCACGCAGCCTGAAGGAACGCCAGCAGAGGGCACCGCAGGATGGCGGCGGCCAGGAGGAGACGGTGCTCCGCCAGGCGCAGCACCGCCTGCACTTCAAGGAGCGGCAGCTGGCCAACATGGCCGCCAGTGTGCTGCCGGCGCTCgtggaggagcagcagcggGCGCAGGAGGTGCTGCAGCGGCGAGGTGGCGTGGCGCCGGCCGGCCTGGACAACACGCTGTTCCAGGTGgagaaggagctggaggagacgCAGGACAAGCTGCACCTGCACTGGAACGGCgcgcagcagctgcagcagctgcaggagagcTGCGAGTTCACGGCCAACGTGGCGCGGCAGGAGGAGAAGGTCCggcgcaaggagagggagatcCTGGCCTGGAGGGAGGCGCAGCAGCGGGAGGCGCTGGAGCAGGCCGTGGCCCGGCTGGAGCGCCGCCACGCCGCCCTGAGGCCCGACCGGCGCCGCGCCCAGCCGGACCTCCGCAG GGTGGAGCAGGAGATCCAGGAGCTGCGGCGGCACATCAGCGAGAGcgagaaccagaaccgggcccaGTTGGTCGGAACCGAGGAGAAGATGGGTCACAGCAGCTCCCCGGTCGGACACATGCAGAGTCTGAACCCGCTGCTGCCGCTGTCCGATGACAG CAGGATCAACGCCTACATCGAGGAGGAAGTGCAGCGACGACTTAGGAAGATGAACTTCCTGAACGGCGGCGGCGTGGATCTGTCCGTGTCCTGCGAGTCTCTCAGG gaagaggaaaaactgcagaacatAAATCCACAAAGGCTGAAGTATGAG CATCTGATGTCGCGCCCGGCCGGGACGCTCTGCGCCGCCACCAAGGAGCCCGTCAGGGTGAGCATCCCGCGCTACGTCCTGCGCGGCCAGGGCAAGGACGAACACTTCGAGTTTGAGGTCAAG GTCTCGGTGATGGACGACAGCTGGACCGTGTTCAGACGCTACAGCCGCTTCAGAGAAATGCACAGGAGCCTGAAGTCCAAATATCCGGAG ctggCGGCTCTGGAGTTTCCTCCGAAGAAGCTGTTTGGGAACCGGGACGAGCGGATGGTATCGGAGCGCCGCAGCCACCTGGAG TGGTACCTGAGGAACCTGTTCCGGGTCATGCTGTCCTGCTCTGGTTCTCCTCTCAAACCCGATGAGGACGGCGTTTTCCGACTGTCCAAGTTCAACATCTGCGAGTTTTCTCCATTCTTCAAGAAGGGCGTCTTCGAGTCCAGTAGCCACGGAACCGGCTGA
- the LOC102225398 gene encoding kinesin-like protein KIF16B isoform X6 produces MASVRVAVRVRPMNRRENELEAKCIIRMEGSKTSITNLKVPEGVVGDSMRERIRTFTYDFSYDSTDGRSRAFVSQETVFGDLGSDVLKAAFEGYNACVFAYGQTGSGKSYTMMGVPGDAGLIPRICEGLFSRIADASRRDEASFRIEVSYLEIYNERVRDLLRRKSSHTYNLRVREHPKDGPYVEDLSKHLVQNYSDVEELMEAGNINRTTASTGMNDVSSRSHAIFTINFTQAKFDAEMPSETVSKIHLVDLAGSERADATGATGARLKEGGNINKSLVTLGNVISALADMAPDGGNANQKKKTVFVPYRDSVLTWLLKDSLGGNAKTIMIATISPADVNYGETLSTLRYANRAKNIINKPTVNEDSNVRLIRELRAEIARLKALLLQGNQIALLDSPTALSMEEKLHQNEARVLELTKEWTNKWNETQNILKEETLALRKEGIGVVLDSELPHLIGIDDDLLSTGIILYHLKEGRTYVGREDASGEQDIILHGLDLESEHCVFENQNGTVTLVPLGGAQCSVNGVLVAAPVQLNQGAVILLGRTNMFRFNHPKEAAKLREKRKSGLLSSFSLSMTDLSKSCENLSTVMLYNPGLFTQKGPVFLRLEFERQQREELEKLEMKRRLIKEMEEKQLSEKAELERLQQEVESQRKESQEVQQRILRQEESLRRRSQDIESRLRDFLAEKERFEEERRSEVQEVALQRRKLQQEEEREVEEQTEICRELQRLQREREEQQARLEAERQRLEEQEREQLSLVSRLEEQLREAQEAAAALLARDDARRLEEERRALAEIREALLRAKEAAERTDGEDAAKEARSVQKQYLAFKEAQVDELQRLQEALQQQRELLQQEVTAERSSLQQLARSLKERQQRAPQDGGGQEETVLRQAQHRLHFKERQLANMAASVLPALVEEQQRAQEVLQRRGGVAPAGLDNTLFQVEKELEETQDKLHLHWNGAQQLQQLQESCEFTANVARQEEKVRRKEREILAWREAQQREALEQAVARLERRHAALRPDRRRAQPDLRRVEQEIQELRRHISESENQNRAQLVGTEEKMGHSSSPVGHMQSLNPLLPLSDDSRINAYIEEEVQRRLRKMNFLNGGGVDLSVSCESLRDEEEVSDCSSVRLTDEEEEKLQNINPQRLKYEHLMSRPAGTLCAATKEPVRVSIPRYVLRGQGKDEHFEFEVKVSVMDDSWTVFRRYSRFREMHRSLKSKYPELAALEFPPKKLFGNRDERMVSERRSHLEWYLRNLFRVMLSCSGSPLKPDEDGVFRLSKFNICEFSPFFKKGVFESSSHGTG; encoded by the exons ATGGCGTCTGTCCGGGTGGCTGTGCGGGTCAGGCCGATGAACAGGCG GGAGAACGAGCTGGAGGCCAAATGCATCATCAGGATGGAGGGAAGCAAGACCAGCATCACTAACCTGAAG GTCCCAGAGGGTGTGGTCGGCGACTCGATGAGGGAACGGATCAGAACCTTCACCTACGATTTCTCCTACGACTCGACGGACGGACGGAGCCGCGCCTTCGTCTCCCAGGAAACG GTGTTCGGGGACCTGGGCTCCGACGTGCTGAAGGCGGCCTTCGAGGGATACAACGCCTGCGTGTTCGCCTACGGACAGACCGGATCCGGAAAGTCCTACACCATGATGGGCGTCCCA GGCGACGCCGGTCTGATCCCCAGGATCTGCGAGGGTCTGTTCAGTCGGATCGCTGACGCGTCGCGGCGAGACGAAGCTTCGTTCCGCATCGAGGTCAG CTACCTGGAGATCTACAACGAGCGAGTCAGAGACCTGCTGAGGAGGAAGTCCAGCCACACCTACAACCTGCGGGTCCGCGAGCATCCCAAGGACGGGCCGTACGTGGAAG ACCTGTCCAAACACCTGGTGCAGAACTACAGCGACGTGGAGGAGCTGATGGAGGCGGGGAACATCAACCGCACCACCGCCAGCACCGGCATGAACGACGTCAGCAGCCGCTCCCACGCCATCTTCACCATCAACTTCACGCAG GCCAAGTTTGACGCAGAGATGCCGAGCGAGACGGTGAGTAAGATCCACCTGGTGGACCTGGCCGGCAGCGAGCGCGCTGACGCCACCGGCGCCACTGGCGCCCGGCTGAAGGAGGGCGGGAACATCAACAAGTCGCTGGTCACGCTGGGAAACGTCATCTCCGCTCTGG CCGACATGGCGCCGGACGGCGGGAACGccaaccagaagaagaagactgTTTTCGTCCCCTACAGAGACTCGGTGCTGACCTGGCTGCTGAAGGACAGCCTGGGCGGGAACGCCAAGACCATCATGATCGCAA CCATCTCCCCCGCCGACGTGAACTACGGCGAGACGCTCAGCACTCTGCGCTACGCCAACCGAGCCAAGAACATCATCAACAAACCCACCGTCAACGAGGACTCCAACGTCCGGCTGATCAGGGAGCTGCGGGCGGAGATCGCCCGGCTCAAggcgctgctgctgcagggaaaCCAG ATCGCTCTGCTGGACTCGCCCACGGCTCTGAGCATGGAGGAGAAGCTGCACCAGAACGAGGCCCGG GTTCTGGAGCTGACCAAGGAGTGGACCAACAAATGGAACGAGACGCAGAACATCCTGAAG GAGGAGACACTGGCTCTGAGGAAGGAGGGCATCGGCGTGGTTCTGGACTCGGAGCTGCCTCACCTCATTGGCATCGACGACGACCTGCTCAGCACCGGCATCATCCTTTACCACCTGAAG GAGGGACGGACGTACGTGGGCCGGGAGGACGCATCCGGCGAACAGGACATCA TTCTGCACGGCCTGGACCTGGAGAGCGAGCACTGTGTGTTTGAGAACCAGAACGGGACGGTTACCCTGGTGCCGCTCGGCGGGGCTCAGTGTTCAGTCAACGGGGTTCTGGTGGCGGCGCCGGTCCAACTCAACCAGG GAGCCGTTATTCTGCTGGGCCGGACCAACATGTTTCGCTTCAACCATCCGAAGGAAGCGGCCAAGCTCAGGGAGAAAAGGAAG AGCGGCCTCCTGTCCTCGTTCAGCCTGTCCATGACGGACCTGTCCAAGTCCTGTGAGAACCTGTCCACCGTGATGCTCTACAACCCGGG TCTCTTCACTCAGAAGGGCCCCGTCTTCCTCAG GCTGGAGTTCgagaggcagcagagagaagagCTGGAGAAGCTGGAGATGAAGAG GAGGCTGATCAAGGAGATGGAGGAGAAGCAGCTGAGTGAGAAGGCGGAGCTGGAGCGCCTCCAGCAGGAGGTGGAGAGTCAGCGCAAGGAGTCGCAGGAGGTGCAGCAGCGTATCCTGCGGCAGGAGGAGAGCCTGCGCCGCCGCAGCCAGGACATCGAGAGCCGCCTGCGGGACTTCCTTGCCGAGAAGGAGCGCTTCGAGGAGGAGCGGCGCTCTGAGGTCCAGGAGGTGGCTCTGCAGCgcaggaagctgcagcaggaggaggaacgAGAGGTGGAGGAGCAGACGGAGATCTGCCGCGAGCTGCAGCGGCTGCAGAGGGAGCGCGAGGAGCAGCAGGCGCGCCTGGAGGCGGAGCGGCAGCGGCTGGAGGAGCAGGAGCGGGAGCAGCTGAGTTTGGTCTCCCggctggaggagcagctgcGGGAGGCACAGGAGGCGGCGGCAGCGCTGCTGGCCAGAGATGATGCGCGGCGCTTGGAGGAGGAGCGGCGTGCGCTGGCGGAGATCAGGGAGGCGCTGCTGCGCGCCAAGGAAGCCGCCGAGCGCACGGACGGCGAGGACGCCGCTAAGGAGGCGCGCTCTGTCCAGAAGCAGTACCTCGCCTTCAAGGAGGCGCAGGTGGACGAGCTGCAGCGGCtgcaggaggcgctgcagcagcagagggagctgctgcagcaggaggtgacagcagagaggagctcGCTGCAGCAGCTCGCACGCAGCCTGAAGGAACGCCAGCAGAGGGCACCGCAGGATGGCGGCGGCCAGGAGGAGACGGTGCTCCGCCAGGCGCAGCACCGCCTGCACTTCAAGGAGCGGCAGCTGGCCAACATGGCCGCCAGTGTGCTGCCGGCGCTCgtggaggagcagcagcggGCGCAGGAGGTGCTGCAGCGGCGAGGTGGCGTGGCGCCGGCCGGCCTGGACAACACGCTGTTCCAGGTGgagaaggagctggaggagacgCAGGACAAGCTGCACCTGCACTGGAACGGCgcgcagcagctgcagcagctgcaggagagcTGCGAGTTCACGGCCAACGTGGCGCGGCAGGAGGAGAAGGTCCggcgcaaggagagggagatcCTGGCCTGGAGGGAGGCGCAGCAGCGGGAGGCGCTGGAGCAGGCCGTGGCCCGGCTGGAGCGCCGCCACGCCGCCCTGAGGCCCGACCGGCGCCGCGCCCAGCCGGACCTCCGCAG GGTGGAGCAGGAGATCCAGGAGCTGCGGCGGCACATCAGCGAGAGcgagaaccagaaccgggcccaGTTGGTCGGAACCGAGGAGAAGATGGGTCACAGCAGCTCCCCGGTCGGACACATGCAGAGTCTGAACCCGCTGCTGCCGCTGTCCGATGACAG CAGGATCAACGCCTACATCGAGGAGGAAGTGCAGCGACGACTTAGGAAGATGAACTTCCTGAACGGCGGCGGCGTGGATCTGTCCGTGTCCTGCGAGTCTCTCAGG GACGAGGAGGAAGTTAGCGACTGTAGCTCTGTTAGGCTAACAGACGAG gaagaggaaaaactgcagaacatAAATCCACAAAGGCTGAAGTATGAG CATCTGATGTCGCGCCCGGCCGGGACGCTCTGCGCCGCCACCAAGGAGCCCGTCAGGGTGAGCATCCCGCGCTACGTCCTGCGCGGCCAGGGCAAGGACGAACACTTCGAGTTTGAGGTCAAG GTCTCGGTGATGGACGACAGCTGGACCGTGTTCAGACGCTACAGCCGCTTCAGAGAAATGCACAGGAGCCTGAAGTCCAAATATCCGGAG ctggCGGCTCTGGAGTTTCCTCCGAAGAAGCTGTTTGGGAACCGGGACGAGCGGATGGTATCGGAGCGCCGCAGCCACCTGGAG TGGTACCTGAGGAACCTGTTCCGGGTCATGCTGTCCTGCTCTGGTTCTCCTCTCAAACCCGATGAGGACGGCGTTTTCCGACTGTCCAAGTTCAACATCTGCGAGTTTTCTCCATTCTTCAAGAAGGGCGTCTTCGAGTCCAGTAGCCACGGAACCGGCTGA